Within bacterium, the genomic segment CGATATGCGCTATTATCGAAAAATTTCTTATCTGTTTATCAAGTTTCATATATTGCCTTTAAGTTATTTAATAACCGGCGATTGATTTTCGAAATCGAGTGCGAGGTCCGCGAGTTTTAACGATATCGCTTTCGATATTCCATGCTCTTGCATAGTTATACCATAAAGGAAATCTGTTGCCTCCATAGTCTTCTTATTATGCGTAATAAGTATGAATTGCGTATCCTGAGCAAAGCGACGTATAAGCCGTAGGAAGCGGTTAACATTCGCATCATCGAGAGGAGCATCTACCTCGTCGAGCATGCAAAATGGGCTTGGTTTAACCTTATATAATCCAAAAAGAAGCGACAGAGCGCACAGAGCCTTTTCTCCTTGAGAGAGTTTATTAATCGATAAGAACCTTTTCCCGCGAGGACGCGCTGCTATTTCAATATCGGCTTCCAAGACATCGACACCCTCTTCAAGTTTGAGATCAGCCTCGCCGCCTTCGAATAACTCTGTGAATATTTGACGAAAATTGAGTCTTGTTTTTTCGAAGGTCTCGAGGAATTCCTCCCGCGCGATATTATCAAGCCTGCGAATAGTCTTTTTTAGCTCCTGTCCGGCATCGAGAAGGTCTTTTCTTTGCGTGGTCATGAATTCGAATCGGTTTAGCTCTTCCTCATACTTAACCTCAGACTCAGGATCAACCCCGCCGAAATCAGCGATTCTTCCCTTTAAACGGTCGAGCTTGTTTCTCGCTTTCTGTTCTTCGACCTCAGACAGTTTCTCTTGGTGATCGATTTTTTCAATATCTATGGAGTAATCAGAAAGCAGGTTCTTTTTCAACCAACCGATTTGTATTTCTTGATCGTGTTTTTCCATGGTCTTTTCGTGAACAATCTTCTCCAAAGCTGTGAAGTTATTTGTTGTCTCCCGCAATTCGACATCGACCTTTCGAAGCATATCGTTGACCTCTCGTGCATCCTCCATGGTTTTGTTGAAGGAATTTTCCGCCTCTTCCTTTTCACCGAATAGCTTCCTAATCCGCTCTCGATGTTTCTCCTGAGAATTCCTATAATCACCGAGTTCAACCTCGAGTTGCTCTGCCCTCTGTTTCGCACGATTCACAGCCAAAGAAGCTTCTTTTCTCTGCAATTCCAACCTCTCCAATTCGCGCGATATACCCTCTATTACACCTTTCGCACGCACATATTCCATTTGGTAGTTTGTCGCAAGCCGAGTGCAATCTCGCACCTCGACCTCAGCCTTTTCCTGCTTCTCGAGCATTTTTTTAAGCTGAGCGTTTCCCTGTTCTGTTCTGGAATGAAGATCGGATAAGGAGCTTTCGTATCCCGTTATAGAAGCTATTGTCCTGTCTCTTTGGGCTATAAATTCCCCAATCCTCGAATCGGCATTCTTTATTGAACCTTCGAGTGTTCTAATATCGAATTCACGCTCCCGATGTTGTCTTTCGGCGCTATAGAACCTTTTTTCGCTTTCGCCAAGCAAATTTTTAGACTCATCGAGTTTTAATCTAGCTCTTTTCTCCTTTTGCATCGAGTCTTTAAGGTTTTCATTCGCCTGAAAATCGATTTTCTCTATTTCCGCGAGCGTCTTTCTCAGAGATTTTAGTTCTGTGAAGCGCGTAACCGGCGAAGTCTTGAGTTTTCCTATTTTCCTGATGCCCGGAGCGCGTAAGTAATCACCATCGACAGCTACAAAATTGTCCGATACTTCATCTGAGGAAAAGCCATCGAGTAATGAAAGAACAGCTTCAAAGCCCGTTTTCACAACGGCGGCATTAGATTGAGCTTTCGGGAGCTCTTCAAGCACTATTACTATCGCCGATGCTTTTGCCTTATTTATTATTTCAGCGACTAAAGCGGCCGATTTTTTGTCCTGCACCACCCATGCTCTCGAAAGATCGCCTAGCACCAGATCGATTGCCTGAGCGCTAAGCTCTGATGGTTCAAGCAGGTCTGCAACCTGCCCAAAAGCGCCTCCGATAGAAATTATTTTATCACGAATAGGCTTCGCAAGCTTACCCCTTTCGGCGTTTTCCTCGAGCGCTTTGAGTTTAGCGCGCAAGCCGCTAACCTCGCCACCGAGTTTACCAACCTCCTCGTAAAGCATGGATTTATTCGTTCTTATTTCGGCTAATTCTGATTGAGAGTTCTCGAAATGTGTTTTAGCTCCAACGTATTCTTCCTTAAGCTTTCCCTGTTGCTTTTCAGCTATCTCGAATTGCGCCTTTTTTTCTTCGAGAATTTTTATTTCTGAAGCAGATTTCTTTCTTGTCTGGTCAATTTGCCCATCGATTGTAAGAAGCTGCCTTTTTGCGGAATCGATGTTTGCCGAGGTTCTCGCAAAGGCTGATTCAGCCTTCCCAAGGCCACCTCGAAATTCGATTACTTCTTTTCGTAAAACAGAATAGCCCTTTTCAGAATCAGTCTGGCGCGCGATTAATTCGTCCGTTTTATTTTTGGTTTTTTCAAATTCGCTTTGCTTTTGTCCCAGAATTCCCGAGGTTTTATTTATTTGTTCAACAAGCTCTTTTTGATGCGTTTCTTGTGTTTTCGCAGTTAGATTCGAGGTTTCAATGCCACTTTCCGCATTGATAATCCTTTCCTGAAGAACCGCAAATTCTTTCTCGCCAGAGGCCATCTCAGATTCTATCTTCCTAAGCACCTCGCCGGTCTTTGAAACTTGCACTTCCTTTTCGTCTCGATCCACAGAGAGCACTTGACGGCGTGTCTCAAGTTCCGTCTTTTTCGCATGTATTACTGCTGTTTCTTCCTCTTTTAAGGACAATTTCTTTGCGATTTCCGAAAGCGAATTACTAATATGGTGATATTCATTATCGGCTATTTTTACAGCGAGACCAGCAGCGCGTTTTTTCAGCCTTTTCAAGTCTTGCGCACGGCGCATTTGCCGTTTTAGAAAATTCACATTATTCTCAACTTCGGTTATTATATCACCGAGTCGAGTTAGATCGTCCTCCGTGTTTTTGAGTTTACTCTCCGAGGCGCGGCGGTCAAGCTTATACTTCATTATTCCCGCTGCTTCTTCAAAAAGCGCCCTGCGATCATCCTTACGACCGGAAAGAATGCGCTGAATCATCGATTGCTCGATAAGGGCATAAACCGAATTTCCAATGCCCGTTCCCATTAAAATGGACTGGATATCCTTTAGGCGAACCTGCCTTCCGTTAACGAGATATTCCGAATCACCTGTGCGGAAATATCTGCGCCCAATAATCACCGTCTCCTCCATGGGATCATATGGAAGCAAACCCTTGCAATCTTTAAGCTTGATCTGGACTTCTGCCATACCCATAGGCTTCTGCTCACGTGTTCCCTCGAATATGACATCTTGCATCGAGGTAGAACGTAGTGATTTTACTTTTTGTTCGCCGATAACCCAGCGGATAGCATCGAGAATATTTGTTTTCCCACATCCATTCGGCCCGACAACAGCAGACAGTCCCTGACTGAACGAAAGCTCGGTCTTGCGTGCAAAACTCTTAAAGCCATGTATTGTAAGTTTCGCGAGAAACATCTATTTGCTGTCTTGGTTGGGCTGTTTCTTCCTGGGACGACGTCTTCTGTTTGTAGATTTTTGAGGCTTCTGTGAAACTTCACCATCTCGATTATTTTGACTTGTATTTCTAGGGTTCTGAGAAGAGGAATCCCTGTTTTGTTGGGAAGATTTCTCTTTTGAGTCGCTTTTCTTAAATCTACCGTGCGTATCGCTTGATGAGCGTCTTCTCGATGGGAAAATCTTGATGTGATTAGAATAAATCCAGCCTTTTTCGCCTTTTAATACCTCTACACGGTAAACACCGTCACCTTTTATTGGGAATTCGGCGGTCGAGCCTTCGGCGGTATCGACTACTTCGCCTCGGTAAACAAGGCGGATCGTCCCCGGCTCCGGCGCTTTTACCTTAAAGACTATACTTGGATGCCAACTCATAGACTCGCCCATATTAGCAGTGAATCTCTTCGATTCACACCAGAAACGAAATCCCCTAGCATTGCCCCAACGGTAATTAGAGAAAAATGCACTGGTTTGTTTCAGTGCGCTGATAAATTTCTTTTTAGCGGAATTAAAATCGTCTATAGGAAGCGGAGAATTGATTAAAACATGGGTTCTCAAAGATTGTAATTGCACTTTGTATGGGAAAAGTGTAAGCCTAATTGGACCTAATTTGTATGATGCTGCATGGGCATCGAGGGAACCTATGCCGAGTATCCTACGCTTCTCGGCGCTCTTGTCCCAGCGAGCAAGCGTCTGGGGTGAAGGCGTCCCGAGAATGCTTCTCGGATGCATGAGAGATCTAAATCGGGTGTTTTTATCGAGCCCTTCCAGCCACGCAGACATATGATTCCATACCTCAATGCCATCGAAGACATCGACACCCCACGCAGTCCAAGGATATGCGCGAACCTCGGGGATATCGCGAACCTCATCTGGGTGAGCAATTATGCCAAATCCACCCTCATCTCGGACGCGACGAACATATTCCGGCGCGGATAATCCTTTCGGTAAAACATTTTCGAGACCAAAAGCAAGGTAATGATTCTCGTCTTTTTTATCCTGAATTTCATAACCAACCATAGCAAGTAATCTTCCATGCCAGCCCTCGCAAGACTTATGTAGCATGGTCATATGATCGGTAAAGATAAGAAAATCCAGGTGGTATCTATCGGCTATACGGATAATCTCCTCATGGCTTTTACTGCCATCGGAATCCTTTGTGTGTATGTGTATAGCGCCAACATATTCAAATAGTTCGGGAAGTTTTGTCATTTATTATTTTTCCATTATTGTAGGTCCATATGGCGGCAAGACCGACAAGAACGATATCTGGATCGACCATGTGGGGAACGGCAAGCTCCGGCGCTATCCAAGCCGCTGAAGCACCGGTTAAAAGCATAAATGGATGTTCCCGGTGAAAGTCACAATATCTTTTATATAGATGTTCGATAGCTCCAACAACTGCGGATCGAATTCCCACAAGCATACACTCTTCTGTGCAGGCTCCGATATATGCTTCAGTGGGGTAATATTCAATTTTTTCTAGATTCGCCGTTCCGGAAGCAAGACATTCAAATGCGAGACCGTCACCGGGTAGAATCGCACCACCAACAAATATTCCACCCTCGCTAATAAGATCAGCAGTAACAGCTGTCCCCGCATCGACAATCATAATCGCTCTTTTTAAGGCTTTTCCATAGACATGATAAGCACCAACTGCAGCAGCAAGTCGGTCTGGGCCGAGGCTTAATTTTGGTTCATATTCTACAGTAATCTCGCTCGGAGTTTCACCCGACACTACCAGCAGAGGGTAATCCGAAAGCAGTTCTTTAACCGCTTTAACTGCATGCGGAACCGATGAACCCATCGTTATCCCATTCACTCGAGGATCGTTTGCAATCTTAACGATAACTTCAGCATTATTTTGCAATTCGGAAGTTGGGAAGTGCATTCTATGCACTATTTCATCCTCGACGGAGACTATAGCAAGCTTCGCCCTTCTATTACCTATGTCTATAGCTAATGTTGCCATATGCACCATAACCGGATAGCGCCGTTTCCGGTCTTATTATTTTAACAAACGTCGGCGCAACGCTTTAGCTTTATTATACTACTAAATTATAAATCACAAGTCAAGGTAAATGGGCGCTCGACATCGAACGCCCAAAGCTTTTTACCTAAGTAGAGTTATCGTTCCATTACACACAACCCGTCCATTCGATTCCACAACATAAAGATACAACCCTTGAGGCATCAGAAGCCCATTTTTGTCCCTGCCATCCCAAGCACGCCCGATTACATCCTCATAGTTGGTCTGAACCGAAAGCTCATAGCTTCTCACAAGCACATTCCGTATTGTGAAAATGTAAATCGTCGCGCCCTCGGTAGTCATATTCGGCCAATCGAAGATGGCTATCTCATTTATGTTGTCACCTGTTGGGCTGAATGGATTAGGCACAACCAAACATGGCGTCCACGGTTCAACATAGAAGATGTAATCCGCAAGATGAATATTTGGCCCGCAAAGGTCCGGTGCATCGCCGACAGACAGGCTAACATTGACTGTATCGCCCGCAATAAACTCGACTCCGTTCTCATCGGGCATCCAACGGATCTTCCCTCCGAGGCCGTCGGGCAACCAATCAAAGTCACTGTAGGTATATTCCTCGCCATCGATTACAAGGATAACCGTGTTGGGATCGACACCAGCAAGTGCATCATCGACATCAATGATAACCTGCTGCCTTAAGTTGCGCGTGTAACTCGATGCCGGCTCGTCCATCGAGCTGATCGGTTCGACTCTATCGATGTAGAATATCCACGAAAGCGGCGCATTGATGCACGGATTCCCGAAAATATCGTCCGCAACAAGCACCGAAGCATAAACTGTATCGTGGTCGTTCCATTCGGGATCGGGTTTATAAGTCAAATACGGATCGAGCCAGTCGATTTGATAATCCGATGTCCGATATGAAGTTCCATCGACGGAAAGCACAATAGTCGATTCGACTATCGGATATGCCGATACCAATTCGACTATTATCGATTCTGGATCGCATGCCGATATCGAGTCCTCGGGAACTCGAATTATTGTCGCAACCGGGCCGCCAGTATCCACAACGGGATAATCGCAGCAGTAAATCGTATCGTTCGGCTCGCAATAATCGACCGGGCCATCGGTCGTAACTACACAGAGCGTAACTGTATCGCCCGGAATAAGCGTTATCCCGCAGTCCGAAGGACTCCACTCGAACGAGAACGAACGCTGGCGCGTGGTCGCTGGACCAGAGATCGGACAAACCACACCATCGAGGGTAATAGCCGTGGAATCGGGCATTAACCCGGCGACATCGTCGGTAAGTGTTATGCTCCAGTTGTCGGTCATGCTGGGGATAATCGGCCTTCCGCACGGCGGATCGAGTTCCGTCAACAGCGGAGGTTGAATATCCACAAAGAACTCCCAACATATCGGCGACGGAAGAACCGCGCCGCAACTATCATTCGCTTCCGTCAGGCATACATGAACCGTATCGCCGTGGTTCCACAGCACCGAAGGCGTGAACACGAGTGAATCCGGCGACCACACAAGCTCGCCGTCGGCGACGGTGTAATCGACGCCGTCAACCTGAAGAACGATAGAGGACGGCACTATCGGACAATAAATATCCGTGAACGTAGATAGAAGTGGACACGACGAATTAACCTCGACTGTGCCGTTCCAGTTTGCACATTCAAAACCCACGCCAAGCGAAGAAATCAAGTAATTCATGCCGCTTACATCCTCGCAAGCGGATAGCCAACCGCATATTGCAAACAGGTTCCCGCCTCCATTCACGAAATCAGCAACAACAGCAGCATCAGAGGATGTGAAAACCCTCGCGCCGTCTATCCGGATGTTGCCTGTCATCAGAACATCTATATCATCGAGAAGATCTTCTGACAAAGGTGTTGTCGATGGCACCGCCGAGACTGTCCAGCCGTGAGCGGTAAGAGTATCCAACGCTCGACCATAATTAAGAGAACCGCTTGTGCTCGGCTGTCCTTCCGGCTGAGTCGGATCATAGTAATAAAGCGCCCTCCTCGTGGGCGTAGCGCCTATCAACCACTCCATGGAAGCCAGGAATAATTCTTTGTTCCTTCCCCAATCGAAATCGTGGCCATAATTATTCAATAACCAATACTCATCGAAATAGCCTATTATCTTACCGGTGTGGGATGTGTTACATCCGAACGCGCAACCACCGGGGCCATCAGCCCAAGCCTCACCACCAGCACCGTAATCGAACCAGTGCGCGCCAAAAGCCCATAGTTCAACTGTTTCCGGAGTAGAAACCGTATCTCCGTAAATGGTCATTACTATCTGTTGGTCGTCGCAGGCGGTTATGGTATTCGGCATCGGCTCGATTATCTCTGCGGTCACTATTCCTGTGTCCGTCGGGACTGTGTAATTGCAGCAGATGATTGTATCGTGTGGTTCGCAATACGCGATTCCGCTGTCGCCGGTGTGGACGCAGAAGCTGAAAACCTGCCCCGGCGAAAGCGCGAGCCCACCATCGAGCACCGGATTCCATGTAAATTCGGCGTTCGAGCCGGAGATAATCAACGCACCGCCGAGATCGTAATCGACGCCGTCGATGGAGACCTCGACCGACTCGATGAGCGCCGGGCCGTCCTCGAGGACGATATGGAAATCAGCGCCGGAGACGGCATCGATGCTCGAACCGCATGGCGGCGTCCACGTCGTCGGGATCGGCGGCTGAAGGTCGATTTCGAAAGTCCAGCAAAGCGGAAGAAGATCGGAGCTTCCGCCGCAGGTGTCCATAACATCGGTGAGACAGACATCGACCGTCGTGCTGTGAGCCCAATCGACCGGCGGGGTCCATGTCAGGATCGGATCGGCCCAATCGAGTTCGAGATCGGTAATATCATAATCGATGCCCTCGACATTAAGCACGATAGTCGTCGGGTCGACCGGGCAAAGTAAATCCACAACGGAAATTGAGAGAATTATCTCCTGATCCTCGCACGCCGAAATCGTATTCGGCAGCGGCTCGATTATCTCCGACGTAAGGCCGCAAGACGCGGTGAAAATAGTGAACGTATCGGCCATCGCGTTCGGATCGCACCAATCGGGCGAATCGGAAGCCGTTATATAGATGTTCACGGTATCCCCGCAATCGATTCCGAGGGCGGATATATCGATGGAAACCGTCGAATCGCCGTCCCAGGTAACAGCGGGATCGGTCAGAGAGAACGCCGTCCCGTCTATTATGAAGACCACGGAGGATTCGTCGAGACCGGAAAGCGAATCGAAGATGAACATATCGAGCGAAGTCCATCCCGCCGCGACAACCGTCGCGCCCGGAGCCGGATCGATTCCCCAAGCCACCGGCGGATCGAGATCGACGTAGAACTCCCCGCAAACCGAATCGGGCAGCCATACCGAGTCGATGTTCATGACCGCCGTAAGACAGGCTTGCACCGTCGTGCCGCTAGGCCACATCGGCGAAGGATCGAAGCGAAGCCTCGAAGCGCCATCCCATGTGAGTTCACCGTCGGCGGTCGTGAACGTTGCACCATTGACGCGCACCTCGATAGAGCTCTCGACGATTCCCGCCGAATCGACGATTAGCCAAACGATGGAATCGGGATCGCATGCCGTCCAGTCACCGTTCGGGACGTGTAGATATATCGCGCTCGGCACGCCGCAGGGACTGGTATAGAAAGCCGGGTTCGCCGATAATGCGGTATCGAAAACCGAAGTGAAGGTAGTATCCCCGGCACAGGCTATATAGACCTCCTCGCAGGAGGTGTATCCTCTGACGCCCCAGCCGTGCGTCTCGCCGCAGGGGAACGGCACGGAC encodes:
- the smc gene encoding chromosome segregation protein SMC — encoded protein: MFLAKLTIHGFKSFARKTELSFSQGLSAVVGPNGCGKTNILDAIRWVIGEQKVKSLRSTSMQDVIFEGTREQKPMGMAEVQIKLKDCKGLLPYDPMEETVIIGRRYFRTGDSEYLVNGRQVRLKDIQSILMGTGIGNSVYALIEQSMIQRILSGRKDDRRALFEEAAGIMKYKLDRRASESKLKNTEDDLTRLGDIITEVENNVNFLKRQMRRAQDLKRLKKRAAGLAVKIADNEYHHISNSLSEIAKKLSLKEEETAVIHAKKTELETRRQVLSVDRDEKEVQVSKTGEVLRKIESEMASGEKEFAVLQERIINAESGIETSNLTAKTQETHQKELVEQINKTSGILGQKQSEFEKTKNKTDELIARQTDSEKGYSVLRKEVIEFRGGLGKAESAFARTSANIDSAKRQLLTIDGQIDQTRKKSASEIKILEEKKAQFEIAEKQQGKLKEEYVGAKTHFENSQSELAEIRTNKSMLYEEVGKLGGEVSGLRAKLKALEENAERGKLAKPIRDKIISIGGAFGQVADLLEPSELSAQAIDLVLGDLSRAWVVQDKKSAALVAEIINKAKASAIVIVLEELPKAQSNAAVVKTGFEAVLSLLDGFSSDEVSDNFVAVDGDYLRAPGIRKIGKLKTSPVTRFTELKSLRKTLAEIEKIDFQANENLKDSMQKEKRARLKLDESKNLLGESEKRFYSAERQHREREFDIRTLEGSIKNADSRIGEFIAQRDRTIASITGYESSLSDLHSRTEQGNAQLKKMLEKQEKAEVEVRDCTRLATNYQMEYVRAKGVIEGISRELERLELQRKEASLAVNRAKQRAEQLEVELGDYRNSQEKHRERIRKLFGEKEEAENSFNKTMEDAREVNDMLRKVDVELRETTNNFTALEKIVHEKTMEKHDQEIQIGWLKKNLLSDYSIDIEKIDHQEKLSEVEEQKARNKLDRLKGRIADFGGVDPESEVKYEEELNRFEFMTTQRKDLLDAGQELKKTIRRLDNIAREEFLETFEKTRLNFRQIFTELFEGGEADLKLEEGVDVLEADIEIAARPRGKRFLSINKLSQGEKALCALSLLFGLYKVKPSPFCMLDEVDAPLDDANVNRFLRLIRRFAQDTQFILITHNKKTMEATDFLYGITMQEHGISKAISLKLADLALDFENQSPVIK
- a CDS encoding histidinol-phosphatase gives rise to the protein MTKLPELFEYVGAIHIHTKDSDGSKSHEEIIRIADRYHLDFLIFTDHMTMLHKSCEGWHGRLLAMVGYEIQDKKDENHYLAFGLENVLPKGLSAPEYVRRVRDEGGFGIIAHPDEVRDIPEVRAYPWTAWGVDVFDGIEVWNHMSAWLEGLDKNTRFRSLMHPRSILGTPSPQTLARWDKSAEKRRILGIGSLDAHAASYKLGPIRLTLFPYKVQLQSLRTHVLINSPLPIDDFNSAKKKFISALKQTSAFFSNYRWGNARGFRFWCESKRFTANMGESMSWHPSIVFKVKAPEPGTIRLVYRGEVVDTAEGSTAEFPIKGDGVYRVEVLKGEKGWIYSNHIKIFPSRRRSSSDTHGRFKKSDSKEKSSQQNRDSSSQNPRNTSQNNRDGEVSQKPQKSTNRRRRPRKKQPNQDSK
- a CDS encoding type III pantothenate kinase — translated: MATLAIDIGNRRAKLAIVSVEDEIVHRMHFPTSELQNNAEVIVKIANDPRVNGITMGSSVPHAVKAVKELLSDYPLLVVSGETPSEITVEYEPKLSLGPDRLAAAVGAYHVYGKALKRAIMIVDAGTAVTADLISEGGIFVGGAILPGDGLAFECLASGTANLEKIEYYPTEAYIGACTEECMLVGIRSAVVGAIEHLYKRYCDFHREHPFMLLTGASAAWIAPELAVPHMVDPDIVLVGLAAIWTYNNGKIINDKTSRTI